A region from the Achromobacter seleniivolatilans genome encodes:
- a CDS encoding NarK family nitrate/nitrite MFS transporter — protein sequence MSTQVLSRWEPDNPGFWKQTGARVANRNLWISIPALMLAFSIWMLWSVVVVNLDRAGFMLSKNQMFWLTALPALSGATLRIFYSFLVPVFGGRKWTAISTASLLIPALGMGFALRDPTTSFPTLLILALLCGLGGGNFSSSMANISFFFPKEKKGLATGLNAGIGNLGVSLVQFVVPVVISVGVFGVAGGAPQEITVHGAQQNLWLQNAGFIWVIPIALASIAAWFGMNDIADARASFADQAVIFKRKHNWLMCWLYVGTFGSFIGFSAGFAMLTKTLFPQVDPMTYAFLGPLVGSLTRPVGGWVSDKLGGARVTLFTFAAMIAAVFGVVMFLPVAGVGGDFNGFLAMFIVLFALTGLGNGSTFRMIPVIFLRERTQAARGKGPAGEKQAMSEAAKESAAVLGFSGAIGAYGGFFIPRSFGTSLEMTGGVQAALYCFIGFYATCMLVTWWYYARRNAPVPC from the coding sequence ATGTCTACTCAAGTCCTGTCACGCTGGGAACCCGATAATCCCGGCTTCTGGAAACAGACCGGCGCGCGCGTCGCCAATCGCAATCTCTGGATTTCGATCCCTGCTCTGATGCTGGCGTTCAGCATCTGGATGCTGTGGAGCGTGGTGGTGGTCAATCTGGACCGAGCCGGTTTCATGCTGTCCAAGAACCAGATGTTCTGGCTGACGGCGCTGCCCGCGCTGTCGGGCGCCACACTGCGGATCTTCTATTCCTTTCTGGTGCCTGTATTCGGCGGCCGCAAATGGACGGCGATATCTACGGCTTCGCTGCTGATCCCGGCGCTGGGCATGGGATTTGCCTTGCGTGACCCGACCACGTCGTTTCCAACCTTGCTGATTCTGGCGCTGCTGTGCGGCCTGGGCGGCGGCAACTTCAGTTCCAGCATGGCCAACATCAGCTTCTTCTTTCCCAAAGAGAAGAAGGGGCTGGCGACGGGGCTGAACGCCGGTATCGGCAACCTGGGCGTGTCGCTCGTGCAGTTTGTCGTCCCCGTTGTGATCTCGGTGGGCGTCTTTGGCGTGGCCGGCGGCGCGCCCCAGGAAATCACCGTTCACGGCGCGCAGCAGAACCTGTGGCTGCAAAACGCGGGATTCATCTGGGTGATTCCCATTGCGCTGGCGTCGATTGCCGCGTGGTTCGGCATGAACGATATCGCAGATGCGCGTGCCTCTTTTGCTGATCAGGCCGTGATTTTCAAGCGTAAGCACAACTGGCTGATGTGCTGGCTCTACGTGGGCACGTTTGGTTCCTTCATTGGGTTTTCGGCGGGTTTTGCAATGCTGACCAAGACCTTGTTCCCGCAGGTCGATCCCATGACCTACGCGTTCCTGGGGCCGTTGGTGGGTTCCCTGACGCGTCCGGTGGGCGGCTGGGTGTCGGACAAGTTGGGCGGCGCGCGGGTCACGCTGTTTACGTTCGCGGCCATGATTGCCGCGGTGTTTGGCGTGGTCATGTTCTTGCCCGTGGCCGGCGTCGGCGGTGATTTCAATGGTTTTCTGGCCATGTTCATCGTGTTGTTCGCGCTGACTGGCCTGGGCAATGGATCAACGTTCCGGATGATTCCCGTGATCTTCCTGCGTGAACGCACCCAGGCCGCACGCGGCAAGGGGCCGGCCGGCGAGAAGCAGGCCATGAGCGAGGCTGCCAAGGAGTCCGCCGCTGTGCTGGGATTTTCCGGCGCCATCGGGGCGTACGGCGGCTTCTTCATTCCCCGCAGTTTCGGCACGTCTCTTGAGATGACGGGCGGCGTGCAGGCGGCGCTGTACTGCTTCATCGGCTTCTACGCGACTTGCATGCTGGTCACCTGGTGGTACTACGCCCGCCGCAACGCGCCGGTGCCTTGCTGA
- a CDS encoding MFS transporter, producing the protein MRVLISSTFAFTICFAVWMIFAVLGIPIKAQLGLSETQFGLLAAMPVLTGSLVRVPLGIWTDRYGGRPVFFILMLLAVVPIWLLSYATEYWQFLVLALFVGLTGGSFSVGTPYVARWFPRNKQGLAMGVFGAGNSGSAITKFVAPALIAAAGGAWVIVPQVYAVALLVTAVLFWMFSASDPSHRVTQRATLSEQLAMLKDPRVLRYCQYYSVVFGGYVALALWMTKYYIGEYGFDMKLAALLAACFSLPGGVLRAMGGWISDRYGAYKTTWWVMWVCWVAFFLLSYPQTEFTVVTTDGPRNFNIALGPTTFTILLFVVGIAMAIGKASVFKFISDEFSENIGAVSGIVGLAGGMGGFVLPILFGVLLDLTGVRSSAFMLLYGTVCVSLIFMHFSFRPKAAAHGAAGSAVGAAPKAGQQAA; encoded by the coding sequence ATGCGGGTCCTGATTTCCAGCACATTCGCCTTCACCATCTGTTTCGCGGTGTGGATGATCTTCGCCGTGCTGGGTATTCCTATCAAGGCGCAGTTGGGCCTGTCCGAAACGCAGTTCGGCCTGTTGGCCGCCATGCCGGTACTGACCGGTTCGCTGGTGCGCGTGCCGTTGGGCATCTGGACGGACCGTTATGGCGGCCGGCCTGTGTTCTTTATTTTGATGTTGCTGGCAGTGGTGCCGATCTGGCTGCTGTCGTACGCCACCGAGTACTGGCAGTTCCTGGTGCTGGCGCTGTTTGTCGGCCTGACGGGCGGCTCGTTTTCGGTGGGCACGCCTTATGTGGCGCGCTGGTTTCCCCGCAATAAGCAAGGCCTGGCGATGGGCGTGTTTGGCGCGGGCAACTCCGGTTCGGCCATTACGAAGTTTGTGGCGCCGGCGCTCATTGCGGCAGCGGGCGGCGCCTGGGTCATCGTGCCCCAGGTGTACGCCGTGGCGCTGCTGGTGACGGCCGTGCTGTTCTGGATGTTCTCGGCGTCTGACCCGTCGCACCGGGTGACGCAGCGCGCCACCTTGTCTGAGCAGTTGGCGATGCTGAAAGATCCGCGGGTACTGCGTTATTGCCAGTACTACTCGGTGGTGTTCGGCGGCTACGTGGCGCTGGCTCTGTGGATGACCAAGTACTACATCGGCGAATACGGCTTCGACATGAAGCTGGCCGCGCTGCTGGCTGCGTGTTTTTCTTTGCCCGGCGGCGTGCTGCGCGCCATGGGCGGTTGGATCTCGGATCGCTACGGCGCCTACAAGACCACATGGTGGGTGATGTGGGTGTGCTGGGTGGCGTTCTTCCTGCTCAGCTATCCGCAAACGGAATTCACCGTCGTAACAACGGATGGCCCGCGTAACTTCAACATCGCCTTGGGCCCCACCACCTTCACGATCCTGCTGTTCGTCGTCGGTATTGCCATGGCGATCGGCAAGGCCTCGGTCTTCAAATTCATCTCGGATGAATTCAGCGAAAACATCGGCGCCGTGTCCGGCATTGTCGGGCTGGCAGGCGGCATGGGCGGCTTTGTGCTGCCGATTCTGTTCGGCGTGCTGCTGGACCTGACCGGCGTGCGTTCCAGCGCCTTCATGCTGCTGTACGGCACCGTTTGCGTGTCGCTGATCTTCATGCACTTTAGTTTCCGGCCGAAAGCGGCGGCGCACGGCGCGGCTGGTTCTGCGGTTGGCGCGGCGCCCAAAGCCGGGCAGCAAGCCGCCTGA
- a CDS encoding NnrS family protein, translating to MPPLLTIDEPAPPPARPRPQWRAFTEMGFRPLYLAGCFWALISVWLWVHAPARITGVLGGMFWHAHEMLWGFVATIAVGFLLTAGANWTGKNPLRGNALAVLCLLWIVARAAYLTPGRPAFLVAVAADLGFFLWGAAALGRAVWITRNQRNYGVPFLMLGLGATNGLYLWAVYQGDYLALMRYFNAGLLCMAVLTLLIARRVIPFFAKRGVPGLEIPPHTRSGHWQLGAGVIAIACLLAGQPRIAALALAATGVIALTQWVAWKPWAVRRVPLLWILYAGYGSLGVGLLVGAAQLGGYIIRPAWPAHVIGVAGFSVLILGMVTRTALGHLGRPLKTDRSMVLSYALMILAAVLRLAALLPTAATMGLLHASATAWVLALALYLWRFFPMMIRPRADAAKPAAPVMRVMSVKRT from the coding sequence ATGCCTCCCCTCCTGACCATCGACGAACCCGCCCCGCCCCCCGCCCGCCCGCGCCCGCAATGGCGCGCCTTCACAGAAATGGGATTCCGGCCGCTCTACCTTGCAGGCTGCTTCTGGGCGCTGATTTCGGTATGGCTATGGGTCCATGCCCCAGCGCGCATCACCGGTGTGCTGGGCGGCATGTTCTGGCACGCGCACGAAATGCTGTGGGGTTTTGTCGCCACCATTGCCGTGGGCTTCTTACTGACGGCAGGGGCCAACTGGACCGGAAAAAACCCGTTGCGCGGCAATGCGCTGGCGGTTCTTTGCCTGTTGTGGATCGTGGCGCGCGCGGCTTACCTCACGCCGGGGCGTCCTGCATTCCTGGTGGCCGTTGCGGCCGATCTGGGTTTCTTCCTGTGGGGCGCTGCCGCGCTGGGCCGCGCGGTGTGGATCACGCGCAATCAGCGCAACTACGGCGTGCCTTTCCTGATGCTGGGGCTGGGCGCCACCAATGGTCTGTATCTGTGGGCGGTGTATCAGGGGGACTATCTGGCCCTGATGCGCTACTTCAACGCTGGCCTGTTGTGCATGGCGGTGCTGACCTTGCTGATCGCGCGGCGCGTCATCCCCTTCTTTGCCAAGCGCGGCGTACCCGGCCTGGAGATTCCGCCGCACACGCGCAGCGGCCACTGGCAACTGGGCGCGGGCGTCATCGCCATCGCCTGCCTGCTGGCAGGCCAGCCGCGCATCGCCGCGCTGGCGCTGGCTGCGACCGGCGTCATTGCGCTGACGCAATGGGTGGCATGGAAACCCTGGGCCGTACGGCGCGTGCCCTTGTTATGGATTTTGTACGCAGGGTATGGGAGTCTGGGCGTCGGCTTGCTGGTGGGCGCGGCCCAACTGGGCGGCTATATCATCAGGCCAGCATGGCCCGCGCATGTGATCGGCGTCGCCGGGTTTTCCGTCCTGATTTTGGGAATGGTGACCCGCACGGCACTGGGCCACCTGGGCCGGCCGCTGAAAACCGACCGCAGTATGGTCTTGAGCTATGCGTTGATGATTCTGGCGGCCGTGTTGCGCCTGGCCGCCCTGCTCCCTACCGCCGCCACGATGGGCTTGCTGCATGCGTCGGCCACGGCCTGGGTTCTGGCGCTGGCGCTGTACCTTTGGCGCTTTTTCCCGATGATGATTCGTCCGCGCGCGGACGCCGCCAAACCGGCGGCGCCCGTCATGCGCGTGATGTCCGTGAAGAGGACGTAG
- the narJ gene encoding nitrate reductase molybdenum cofactor assembly chaperone, translating into MNLYRLLSALLSYPEPELLAALSEVEAALDGHPDAEETLQPLISYLAANDLIAVQENYVATFDRNRSHSLHLFEHVHGESRDRGQAMVDLLDTYRQHGFEPVVSELPDHVPLFLEFLGVIEPEQAQELLDEAIHVLAAIGSRLAKGESPYASIFAVLRAQSRVIPREQTEAPVRDMDEAMETFGVSADGVEPLLRPFSGDGAQAVRFYPRAPANH; encoded by the coding sequence ATGAATCTGTACCGTTTGCTTTCCGCCTTGTTGAGTTATCCGGAGCCGGAGCTGCTGGCCGCCTTGAGCGAAGTTGAAGCCGCGCTGGATGGCCATCCCGATGCCGAAGAAACCCTGCAACCGCTGATCAGCTATCTGGCCGCCAACGACCTGATCGCCGTCCAGGAAAACTACGTTGCCACCTTTGACCGCAACCGCTCGCATTCGCTGCACCTGTTCGAACATGTGCATGGCGAAAGCCGAGACCGCGGTCAGGCCATGGTCGACCTGCTGGACACCTACCGCCAACACGGTTTTGAACCCGTGGTCTCTGAACTGCCGGACCACGTGCCGCTGTTCCTGGAGTTTCTAGGGGTGATAGAGCCGGAGCAGGCGCAGGAGCTGTTGGACGAAGCCATCCACGTGCTGGCCGCTATTGGCTCGCGGCTGGCCAAGGGCGAAAGCCCCTATGCCAGCATCTTCGCCGTGCTGCGCGCCCAGTCCCGCGTGATTCCGCGTGAGCAGACCGAAGCGCCCGTGCGGGACATGGACGAGGCCATGGAGACCTTTGGCGTCAGCGCCGATGGCGTGGAACCGCTATTGCGGCCTTTTTCGGGCGATGGCGCGCAAGCGGTGCGCTTCTATCCCCGCGCGCCTGCCAACCATTAA
- a CDS encoding molecular chaperone DnaJ — translation MGEHSLESPRQLFERLQARLDTERARLQQWQAVEADYQRKYSEELAPLEEKLHALRMKLVLCFDHAHKNMGLSKAEREFVAELVTEFSEELLLLASKGELPEGCDAGRLKTLYKKHAGSEYDADVAEDIEDAKAALIEALELDADEDVAAFTPTQLLSLIQDKYEDEEAEELLAQARLATRTSTPNAVAWQALQDAERERLSQAVQQTGEATPSDVADDQLPQANAALQAQLDEVLCQASFAEEGFKLRYDLDPFASFDPETVIEDLDADIVDIQEYIRELEHEMMQFQDQSLLKAWLKAMKREIEAINRREGRG, via the coding sequence ATGGGTGAACATTCCCTAGAAAGTCCGCGTCAATTGTTCGAGCGCCTGCAGGCAAGGTTGGACACCGAACGCGCCCGCTTGCAGCAATGGCAGGCAGTCGAGGCGGATTATCAGCGCAAGTATTCCGAAGAACTCGCCCCGCTGGAAGAAAAACTGCACGCGTTGCGCATGAAGCTTGTGCTGTGTTTTGACCACGCGCACAAGAATATGGGCTTGTCCAAGGCAGAGCGGGAATTCGTCGCTGAACTGGTCACGGAGTTTTCGGAAGAACTGCTGCTGCTGGCTTCCAAAGGCGAGCTGCCTGAAGGCTGCGACGCCGGACGGCTTAAGACCCTCTATAAGAAGCACGCCGGATCTGAATACGATGCGGACGTTGCAGAAGACATCGAAGACGCCAAGGCTGCGCTGATCGAGGCCCTGGAACTGGACGCGGATGAAGATGTGGCGGCCTTTACGCCCACGCAGCTGCTGTCGCTGATTCAGGATAAGTACGAGGATGAAGAGGCGGAAGAGCTGCTGGCGCAGGCCCGCCTGGCTACCCGCACGTCCACCCCGAATGCCGTGGCCTGGCAGGCGCTGCAAGACGCCGAACGCGAGCGGCTGAGCCAAGCCGTCCAACAGACGGGCGAGGCCACGCCGTCAGATGTGGCCGATGACCAGCTGCCGCAGGCCAATGCCGCTCTGCAAGCTCAGTTGGATGAAGTTTTGTGCCAGGCCAGCTTTGCCGAAGAAGGCTTCAAGCTGCGTTATGACCTGGACCCGTTCGCGTCGTTCGATCCGGAAACGGTCATTGAAGACCTGGACGCCGATATCGTGGACATCCAGGAATATATTCGTGAACTGGAACACGAGATGATGCAGTTCCAGGACCAGTCCTTGCTAAAGGCCTGGCTCAAAGCGATGAAGCGCGAAATCGAAGCGATCAACCGCCGCGAAGGCCGCGGTTAA
- the narH gene encoding nitrate reductase subunit beta, which translates to MRIRAQIGMVLNLDKCIGCHTCSVTCKNVWTSRDGVEYAWFNNVETKPGIGYPKEWENQEKWKGGWKRTSAGKLEPRQGGKLRILANLFANPNLPQIDDYYEPFTFDYEHLQNAPLSQTPPTARPVSVLTGKKMDKIHWGPNWEDDLGGEFSSRSRDALFEGVQKEMYSTFENTFMMYLPRLCEHCLNPACVASCPSGSIYKREDDGIVLVDQDKCRGWRMCISGCPYKKIYYNWSSGKAEKCTFCYPRIEAGQPTVCSETCVGRIRYLGVMLYDADQIESAASTANEQDLYESQMDLFLDPHSPEVIAAAREQGIPESWLEAARKSPVYKMAVEWRVAFPLHPEYRTLPMVWYIPPLSPIQSAAEAGQMPQRTVGKSAMIPDVSSLRIPVRYLANLLTAGKEAPVLQALERMLAMRAYKRSETVHGERDLALLEQVGLTEATVQDMYKIMAIADYEDRFVVPSSHKEVVEDSFNEKGSCGFTFGNGCSGGVSEGTLFGRKPQGSEIFIEMPKSRKKAVEAR; encoded by the coding sequence ATGAGGATACGCGCCCAAATCGGCATGGTGCTGAACCTGGACAAGTGCATCGGCTGCCACACTTGTTCGGTCACCTGCAAAAACGTCTGGACCAGCCGCGACGGCGTCGAATACGCTTGGTTCAACAACGTTGAAACCAAGCCCGGCATCGGCTATCCCAAAGAATGGGAGAACCAGGAAAAGTGGAAGGGCGGTTGGAAGCGCACTTCCGCGGGCAAGCTGGAACCGCGCCAAGGCGGCAAGCTGCGCATCCTGGCCAACCTGTTCGCCAACCCGAACCTGCCGCAGATCGACGATTACTACGAGCCGTTCACCTTCGACTACGAGCATCTGCAAAATGCGCCGTTATCGCAAACGCCGCCCACCGCGCGCCCGGTGTCGGTGTTGACCGGCAAGAAGATGGACAAGATCCATTGGGGTCCGAACTGGGAAGACGATTTGGGCGGCGAGTTCAGCTCGCGCAGCCGCGATGCGCTCTTCGAAGGCGTGCAGAAAGAGATGTACTCGACGTTCGAGAACACCTTCATGATGTATCTGCCGCGCTTGTGCGAACACTGCCTGAATCCGGCCTGTGTTGCCAGCTGCCCGTCGGGCTCGATCTACAAGCGTGAAGACGATGGCATTGTGCTGGTGGACCAGGACAAGTGCCGCGGCTGGCGCATGTGCATCTCGGGTTGCCCGTACAAGAAGATTTACTACAACTGGAGCAGCGGCAAGGCCGAGAAGTGCACGTTCTGCTATCCGCGCATTGAAGCGGGCCAGCCCACGGTGTGCTCGGAAACCTGCGTGGGCCGCATTCGTTATCTGGGCGTGATGCTGTATGACGCCGACCAGATCGAAAGCGCCGCGTCCACCGCTAACGAGCAGGACCTGTACGAATCCCAGATGGATCTGTTCCTGGACCCGCATTCGCCCGAGGTGATTGCCGCTGCGCGTGAACAGGGCATTCCGGAATCGTGGCTGGAAGCCGCCCGCAAGTCGCCCGTCTACAAGATGGCCGTTGAGTGGCGCGTGGCCTTCCCGCTGCACCCGGAATACCGCACCTTGCCCATGGTCTGGTACATCCCGCCGTTGTCGCCCATCCAGTCTGCTGCCGAAGCGGGCCAGATGCCGCAACGCACCGTGGGCAAGAGCGCGATGATTCCCGATGTGTCCAGCCTGCGCATTCCTGTGCGCTACCTGGCCAACCTGCTGACAGCGGGCAAGGAAGCGCCGGTGCTGCAAGCGCTGGAACGCATGCTGGCCATGCGCGCCTACAAGCGGTCCGAGACCGTCCACGGCGAACGCGATCTGGCCTTGCTGGAACAGGTTGGGTTGACCGAGGCGACCGTACAGGACATGTACAAAATCATGGCCATCGCCGACTACGAGGACCGCTTTGTGGTGCCCAGCAGTCACAAGGAAGTCGTGGAAGACAGCTTTAACGAGAAGGGCAGCTGCGGTTTCACCTTTGGCAATGGCTGCTCGGGCGGGGTGTCGGAAGGCACGTTGTTCGGCCGCAAGCCCCAGGGCAGCGAGATCTTCATCGAGATGCCGAAATCCCGCAAGAAGGCCGTCGAGGCCCGCTAG
- a CDS encoding nitrate reductase subunit alpha — protein MSHFLDRLKFMSRVKSTFADGHGETVNEDRKWENAYRSRWQHDKVVRSTHGVNCTGSCSWKVYVKNGLITWETQQTDYPRTRPDLPNHEPRGCPRGASYSWYVYSAQRVKYPMIRGRLMEMWRDARKTMDPIAAWEYISQDPVRAKRYKSIRGLGGFVRADWDTATEIIAAANALTIKKFGPDRVIGFSPIPAMSMVSYAAGARYLSLLGGVCLSFYDWYCDLPPASPQVWGEQTDVPESADWYNSTYLMVWGSNVPQTRTPDAHFYTEVRYKGTKTVAVSSDFGEMVKFGDIWLAPKQGTDAALAMAMGHVILKEFHLSENASPYFQNYVRRYTDMPMLVLLKERDGFYAPDHFLRASHLDGALGEQNNPDWKTLVLDANSGDLVAPNGSIGFRWGEGAVNGGEKVGRWNLESKNGGNGREIEPTLSLLGQTSEVVGVGFPYFGSEHDELLVRNVPARRIRLADGTEALVATVYDLQMANYGLDRGLGGGNVATSYDDDVPYTPAWQEKHTTVPRAQVIQVAREFAQNAHDTEGKSMVIVGAGLNHWYHMDMIYRGIINMLMMCGCVGKSGGGWAHYVGQEKLRPQFGWAPLAFGSDWARPPRQMNGTSFFYAHTSQWRHEKLNVQEVLGPTADRAKYGELSMIDLNARAERMGWLPSAPQLRTNPLDLVAQAESLGKDPVAHTVEQLKSGELRMSCEDPDDPANFPRNMFVWRSNILGSSGKGHEYFLKYLLGAQNAVFGDEGDAIKPTEVTYEEDAAEGKLDLLTVLDFRMSTTCLYGDIVLPTATWYEKDDLNTSDMHPFIHPLSEAVQPLWESKTDWEIYKLLAKKFSDIGGPYLGKRRDLVLTPLMHDTPGELGQAFEPKDWKLGECDLVPGKTAPSMTVVERDYNDIYRKFTSVGPLLDKLGNGGKGINWNTEHEVHELAGINESVTEAGVSQGRPRLDTAIDAAEMVLTFAPETNGHVSVKAWEALGKITGRDHTHLARGREHDKIRFRDIQAQPRKIISAPTWSGLESEEVSYNAGYTNVHELIPWRTLTGRQQFYQDHRWMLDFGEGLCVYKPAIDTKTVAPMLGRYPNGEKELVLNWLTPHQKWGIHSTYSDNLRMLTLSRGGPHVWVSEAEAKQAGLVDNDWVEVFNVNGTLTARVVVSQRVPVGMCLMYHAQEKIVNVPGAETSGKRGGIHNSVTRTVLKPTHMIGGYAQQAYGFNYYGTVGANRDEFVVLRKMKKVDWLEGPLVEDPALEATQQEEKQS, from the coding sequence ATGAGTCATTTTCTGGACCGGTTGAAGTTCATGTCGAGGGTGAAATCCACCTTCGCAGACGGCCACGGTGAAACGGTCAACGAAGACCGCAAGTGGGAAAACGCCTATCGCTCCCGCTGGCAGCATGACAAAGTGGTGCGTTCCACCCACGGGGTGAACTGCACTGGCTCGTGCTCCTGGAAGGTCTATGTCAAGAATGGCCTGATCACCTGGGAAACGCAGCAGACGGACTATCCGCGCACGCGGCCTGACCTGCCCAACCATGAACCGCGCGGCTGTCCGCGGGGAGCCTCCTACAGCTGGTACGTGTATTCGGCACAGCGGGTGAAGTACCCGATGATTCGCGGCCGTCTGATGGAAATGTGGCGCGATGCCCGCAAGACCATGGACCCGATTGCCGCCTGGGAATACATCAGCCAAGACCCGGTGCGGGCCAAGCGCTACAAGTCCATTCGCGGCTTGGGCGGCTTTGTGCGTGCCGATTGGGACACCGCCACCGAAATCATTGCCGCTGCCAACGCGCTGACGATCAAGAAATTTGGCCCCGACCGCGTGATCGGTTTTTCGCCGATTCCCGCCATGTCCATGGTCAGCTACGCCGCTGGCGCGCGCTACCTGAGCCTGCTGGGCGGTGTTTGTCTGAGCTTCTATGACTGGTATTGCGATCTGCCGCCCGCCAGCCCGCAAGTCTGGGGCGAACAAACCGACGTGCCGGAATCGGCCGATTGGTACAACTCGACCTATCTGATGGTGTGGGGCTCGAACGTGCCCCAGACCCGTACGCCTGACGCCCACTTCTATACCGAAGTCCGCTACAAGGGCACGAAGACCGTGGCCGTCTCCAGCGACTTCGGTGAAATGGTGAAGTTTGGCGATATCTGGCTGGCGCCCAAGCAGGGCACCGACGCCGCGTTGGCGATGGCCATGGGCCACGTCATCCTGAAGGAATTCCACCTTTCGGAAAACGCCTCGCCGTACTTCCAGAACTATGTGCGCCGCTACACCGACATGCCGATGCTGGTGCTGTTGAAAGAGCGGGATGGCTTCTACGCACCTGATCACTTCCTGCGCGCATCGCATCTGGACGGCGCCTTGGGTGAACAGAACAATCCCGATTGGAAGACGCTGGTGCTGGACGCGAACAGCGGCGACCTGGTGGCTCCCAACGGCAGCATCGGTTTTCGCTGGGGCGAGGGTGCAGTCAACGGCGGGGAAAAAGTCGGCCGTTGGAATCTGGAATCCAAGAACGGCGGCAATGGCCGTGAGATCGAACCCACCCTGAGCCTGTTGGGCCAGACGAGTGAAGTCGTAGGCGTGGGTTTCCCGTACTTCGGCAGCGAACACGACGAACTGCTGGTGCGCAACGTGCCGGCCCGCCGTATCCGCCTGGCTGATGGCACTGAAGCGCTGGTGGCCACCGTTTATGACCTGCAAATGGCCAACTACGGCCTGGATCGCGGTCTGGGCGGCGGCAACGTCGCAACGTCGTATGACGACGATGTGCCGTACACCCCGGCCTGGCAAGAAAAGCACACCACGGTGCCGCGCGCACAGGTGATTCAGGTTGCGCGAGAATTCGCGCAGAACGCCCACGACACCGAAGGCAAGTCGATGGTGATTGTTGGCGCCGGCCTGAACCACTGGTACCACATGGACATGATTTACCGCGGCATCATCAACATGCTGATGATGTGCGGCTGCGTGGGCAAGAGCGGCGGCGGCTGGGCGCACTACGTGGGCCAGGAAAAGCTGCGTCCGCAGTTTGGCTGGGCGCCGCTGGCCTTTGGTTCGGACTGGGCTCGCCCGCCGCGCCAGATGAACGGCACGTCCTTCTTCTATGCGCACACCAGCCAATGGCGTCATGAAAAGCTGAACGTTCAGGAAGTGCTCGGCCCCACCGCCGACCGCGCGAAGTACGGCGAATTGAGCATGATCGACTTGAACGCCCGCGCCGAGCGCATGGGCTGGTTGCCGTCGGCTCCGCAACTGCGCACCAATCCTTTGGACCTGGTGGCGCAAGCGGAAAGCCTGGGCAAGGACCCGGTCGCTCACACCGTTGAACAGTTGAAGTCAGGAGAGTTGCGCATGTCGTGCGAAGACCCGGATGATCCGGCCAACTTCCCGCGCAACATGTTTGTGTGGCGCTCCAACATCCTGGGTTCCAGCGGCAAGGGTCACGAGTATTTCCTGAAATACCTGCTGGGCGCGCAGAACGCGGTCTTTGGCGACGAAGGCGACGCGATCAAGCCCACTGAAGTCACCTATGAAGAGGACGCGGCCGAAGGCAAGCTGGACCTGTTGACCGTGCTGGATTTCCGCATGAGCACCACGTGCCTGTATGGCGACATCGTGCTGCCGACGGCCACCTGGTACGAAAAGGACGACTTGAATACGTCCGACATGCACCCCTTCATCCACCCCTTGAGCGAGGCCGTTCAACCGCTGTGGGAAAGCAAGACCGACTGGGAAATCTACAAGCTGCTGGCCAAGAAGTTCAGCGATATCGGCGGCCCCTACCTGGGCAAGCGCCGCGATCTGGTGCTGACTCCGCTCATGCACGACACCCCGGGAGAGCTGGGCCAGGCGTTTGAACCCAAGGACTGGAAGCTGGGCGAATGCGATCTGGTGCCCGGCAAGACCGCGCCGTCGATGACGGTGGTGGAACGAGACTACAACGATATCTACCGCAAGTTCACGTCGGTGGGTCCGCTGCTGGACAAGCTGGGTAATGGCGGCAAGGGCATCAACTGGAATACCGAGCACGAAGTGCATGAGCTGGCCGGTATCAACGAGAGCGTGACGGAAGCCGGCGTCAGCCAGGGCCGTCCGCGTCTGGATACGGCTATTGATGCGGCCGAAATGGTGCTGACCTTTGCGCCCGAGACCAATGGCCACGTATCGGTAAAGGCGTGGGAAGCGCTGGGCAAGATCACCGGGCGTGATCACACCCATCTGGCTCGCGGCCGCGAACACGACAAGATTCGCTTCCGCGATATTCAGGCGCAACCGCGCAAGATCATCTCGGCGCCTACGTGGTCGGGTCTGGAAAGTGAAGAGGTCAGCTACAACGCCGGCTATACCAACGTCCACGAACTGATCCCGTGGCGCACGCTGACGGGCCGCCAGCAGTTCTATCAGGATCACCGCTGGATGCTGGATTTTGGTGAGGGTCTGTGCGTGTACAAGCCCGCCATCGACACCAAGACCGTGGCGCCCATGCTGGGCCGCTACCCGAATGGCGAGAAGGAACTGGTGCTGAACTGGCTTACGCCCCACCAGAAGTGGGGCATCCACAGCACGTATTCGGACAACCTGCGCATGCTGACTTTGAGCCGCGGCGGTCCCCACGTGTGGGTGTCGGAAGCCGAGGCCAAGCAAGCCGGGCTGGTCGATAACGACTGGGTTGAAGTCTTTAACGTGAACGGCACCTTGACCGCCCGCGTGGTGGTCAGCCAGCGCGTGCCGGTGGGCATGTGCCTGATGTACCACGCACAGGAAAAGATTGTGAACGTGCCGGGCGCGGAAACCAGCGGCAAGCGCGGCGGTATCCATAACTCGGTCACGCGCACGGTGTTGAAGCCCACGCACATGATCGGCGGGTATGCCCAACAGGCCTACGGCTTCAACTACTACGGGACGGTCGGCGCCAACCGCGATGAATTCGTGGTGCTGCGCAAGATGAAGAAGGTGGACTGGCTGGAAGGCCCGTTGGTGGAAGACCCCGCCTTGGAAGCAACGCAACAAGAAGAGAAGCAATCATGA